The genomic segment TCCTCGATCCGGCGCGGTGCGGGTGTGCCGCGCTGAGATCCAGGAAAGCCGCAGGTCAGAGGGTGTGTCCAACAGCCTTTTGGCGGTCTCGACAACCGTCGGTTGTCAGTGCACTCCAGGGGGTGTCATGGGGTCCGGACGGCCGGCTCCGTGATCCAGCTGGCGAGCAGCGCCAGCCGCTCGGCCGTCTTCGAGCCCGGCGCGACGGTGTACACGACCAGCGTCTGGTCCGGATCACCGGGCAGCGTGAGCGTCTCGTAGCCGAAGTCCAGCTCGCCGACGACGGAGTGGGCGATCCGCTTCATCCCGTAGGTCTTCTCCTTGACCAGATGATCGGCCCACAGCCGCCGGAACTCGTCGCTCTTGAGCGACAACTCGCCGATCAGCGCGGCCATCCGCTGGTCGTCCGGGTGCCGCCCCGCGTCCAGCCGCAGATACGCGACGGTCTCGGCGGCCACCGCGTTCCAGTCCGGATACAGGCCGCGGGTCTGCTCGTCCAGGAACACCGACCGGGCGATGTTGCACTCGCCGTCCGGGTACGCGGAGAACCCGGAGACGGCGTCAGCGAGCGCGTTCCAGGCCAGGGCGTCCATCCGCCGTCCCAGCACGAAGGCCGGCCCGCTCATCGAGTCGAGCAGCAGCCGCAGCCCCGGCCGTACCCGCCGGCTGCCGCGCGCCGCCGCGCGGGCGGTACGGGCCGGCCGGGCCAGCGCCCGCAGGTGCTCCTGCTCGGTCTCGTCGAGCCGCAGCACCCGGGCGATCGCGTCGAGCACGGCGTC from the Streptomyces sp. RKAG293 genome contains:
- a CDS encoding helix-turn-helix transcriptional regulator → MDRDLSGFLQSRRARIQPDDVGLPSHGRRRVPGLRREEVAQLAGVSVEYYIRLEQGRGQNVSDAVLDAIARVLRLDETEQEHLRALARPARTARAAARGSRRVRPGLRLLLDSMSGPAFVLGRRMDALAWNALADAVSGFSAYPDGECNIARSVFLDEQTRGLYPDWNAVAAETVAYLRLDAGRHPDDQRMAALIGELSLKSDEFRRLWADHLVKEKTYGMKRIAHSVVGELDFGYETLTLPGDPDQTLVVYTVAPGSKTAERLALLASWITEPAVRTP